One Oncorhynchus masou masou isolate Uvic2021 chromosome 18, UVic_Omas_1.1, whole genome shotgun sequence DNA window includes the following coding sequences:
- the chdh gene encoding choline dehydrogenase, mitochondrial, producing the protein MLSAAASGKVGFNMGVGRCVSAWLRGSPNALNRSRDWDPSPRYSTTAAKSSTPSFNYVIVGAGSAGCVLANRLTEDPQESVLLLEAGPKDRTLGNIRLSWKIHMPAALTYNLCDDKVNWFYHTLPQEHVNNRVMYWPRGRVWGGSSSLNAMVYIRGHGEDYNRWQREGAEGWDYDHCLPYFRKAQCHELGGDRYRGGSGPLHVSRGKTNHPLHRAFIEAGQQAGYPFTNDMNGFQQEGLGWMDMTIYEGKRWSTASAYLRPVLTRANLRTEVQCLTTRILFDGRRAVGVEYTQNGEKKQVFAEKEVILSGGAINSPQLLMLSGVGNADDLKQLDIPVVQHLPGVGSNLQDHLELYVQQQCSQPITLYKAQKPFHMVKIGLEWLLQYTGYGATAHLESGGFIRSRGGVAHPDIQFHFLPSQVIDHGRVASKIEAYQVHVGPMRSTSIGWLKLKSASPLDHPIIQPNYLSTDTDVWEFRECVKLSREIFAQKAFDPFRGPEVQPGPECQSDAEIDAFVREKADSAYHPSCTCKMGSPSDPMAVVDPETRVLGLEGLRVVDASIMPSVVSGNLNAPTIMIAEKAADIIRGRPELCDPGVPVYQPGSLETQR; encoded by the exons ATGCTCTCTGCAGCTGCTTCAGGCAAAGTCGGGTTCAATATGGGAGTGGGCAGGTGTGTTTCAGCCTGGTTAAGAGGGTCCCCCAATGCCCTGAACAGAAGTAGGGACTGGGACCCCTCTCCCAGGTACAGCACCACAGCAGCCAAATCCAGCACCCCGTCCTTCAACTATGTCATCGTGGGCGCTGGCTCGGCGGGCTGCGTCCTGGCCAACCGTCTCACGGAGGATCCCCAGGAGTCGGTGCTCCTGCTGGAGGCCGGCCCTAAGGACAGGACCCTGGGCAACATCCGTCTCTCCTGGAAGATCCACATGCCGGCCGCCCTCACCTACAACCTGTGTGACGACAAGGTCAACTGGTTCTACCACACCCTGCCCCAGGAGCATGTGAACAACCGGGTGATGTACTGGCCCCGCGGCAGGGTGTGGGGTGGCTCCTCCTCTCTCAATGCCATGGTGTACATCCGGGGCCATGGTGAGGACTACAACCGCTGGCAGAGGGAGGGGGCGGAGGGCTGGGACTACGACCACTGCCTGCCCTACTTCCGCAAGGCCCAGTGCCACGAGCTGGGAGGCGACCGGTACCGGGGAGGCAGCGGGCCCCTGCACGTGTCCCGGGGGAAGACGAACCACCCTCTACACCGGGCCTTCATAGAGGCTGGCCAGCAGGCTGGGTACCCCTTCACTAACGACATGAACGGCTTTCAGCAGGAGGGCTTGGGCTGGATGGACATGACCATCTATGAAG GTAAGAGGTGGAGCACAGCCAGTGCGTACCTGCGACCGGTCCTTACCCGAGCCAACCTGAGGACAGAGGTGCAATGTCTGACCACCAGGATCCTGTTTGATGGGAGGAGAGCTGTGGGCGTGGAGTACACTCAGAACGGGGAGAAGAAGCAG gtttttGCTGAAAAGGAGGTCATTCTCAGTGGTGGGGCCATCAACTCCCCACAGCTTCTCATGCTGTCTGGGGTGGGCAACGCTGATGATCTGAAACAGCTAGACATCCCTGTGGTCCAGCATCTACCAG GAGTGGGCAGTAATCTTCAGGACCACCTGGAGCTGTATGTTCAGCAGCAGTGCTCTCAGCCCATCACCCTGTACAAGGCCCAGAAGCCTTTCCACATGGTCAAGATTGGCCTGGAGTGGCTCCTCCAATATACAG GATACGGGGCCACGGCCCACCTGGAGAGCGGGGGCTTCATCCGGAGCAGAGGGGGTGTGGCCCACCCCGACATCCAGTTCCACTTCCTGCCCTCGCAGGTCATCGACCACGGCCGCGTCGCCTCCAAGATAGAAGCTTACCAG GTTCACGTGGGACCAATGCGAAGTACTAGTATTGGATGGTTAAAGCTGAAGAGCGCCAGCCCTCTAGATCACCCAATCATCCAGCCCAACTACCTCTCAACAG ACACAGATGTATGGGAGTTCAGGGAGTGTGTCAAGCTTTCTCGGGAGATCTTTGCCCAGAAGGCCTTCGACCCATTCCGGGGGCCCGAGGTACAGCCAGGGCCTGAGTGTCAGTCAGACGCCGAGATTGACGCGTTTGTGCGTGAGAAGGCAGACAGCGCCTACCATCCGTCCTGCACGTGTAAGATGGGTTCTCCATCTGACCCAATGGCGGTGGTGGATCCAGAGACGCGCGTGCTGGGCCTCGAGGGCCTCCGTGTGGTCGACGCCTCCATCATGCCCAGCGTCGTCAGCGGCAACCTCAACGCCCCCACCATTATGATCGCGGAGAAGGCTGCTGACATCATCAGAGGGCGACCGGAGCTCTGCGACCCCGGGGTGCCTGTGTACCAGCCTGGCTCTCTAGAGACCCAGCGATGA